The following are from one region of the Haloactinomyces albus genome:
- a CDS encoding ATP-binding protein, which produces MFQAKNAGKRTGRRLPDEQSIPSYTPSIAARSIDGHLLRTGQDVFAWYRLSAQRWSFRSDSQRQNLIAAIAGQYAELQGRWMHLRVTNRPYPIRMWAEAHVHNARNRLPDVPEALSFDDYMIGEQQQLMGRSMAEKEVYLGVQVQTRNVMDRAVERAAPLLRRVFPEAVDAELVALDSEIEHLDQVIGSAGLDGRPVTAEEISWLMHRSCSLGLPAPRNLPAVPGAEWEPEDLASFTDAADMHQEPYAPTTTVRGRTGSNAGVTRHVAVLTVGQTHGLQIPEVDDPWMQHSDRLPAPVEWSARIYVRRPEDVGGELQRQMNKVRSQVRHYTEEHGLEPPTSLERQAGRVLEIDDEMTSGFTALATRVRSWWRMAVSGPTERDALRLAQQILDLYKPKVAIEHPEAQYSMAREFIPGESLASAAYLRRGSVVWAASAVPQATAEVGDRRGILLGETCTATRRPVAWDPWMAQEVRDASGLTAMVAGLGGGKALALDTPLPTPSGWTTMGEVEVGDQLLGMDGKPTRVTAATDVLLDRPCYDVVFSDGSVIRADAQHQWLTRTRKDWKARNRLEERVRRADAVMPSPEPPPGRCACGCGQPTTRWTYRRTPDARSDGAFYCSRFVRGHQRRGEVSLVANQLPAVHTTAEIAESLKSGRQNNHAVPVASAFDLPEAELPIEPYLLGVWLGDGISCRAAITAFDREIIDEIEATGQECRYRPSQQDFSLPGTVQQNLRRMGLLGDKHIPAGYLRASERQRRALLAGLLDTDGHCKPTGGIELSVTNQRLARDVRELALGLGYQARLRTKQVKGRHPHTSTAYIISFTTSDKVFRITRKLALLNPSIRDTNRYRYITDVVPVESVPVRCVQVDNADHTYLAGETCIPTHNSFLGGGVVYKTLRSGAHWTLLDPSGPLAELCQLPELRPYARPINLLNAQPGILNPYRVVAEPQLEHFLDEDDPERAWRRERALAAATRRRLVLDVLSGLLPYEVARMPQTRIVLLRAVRAVGGRTDAHPGLVFEALRRDASEHHEHAIVVADFLDEMRERMSLLIPEADADPYSQTREDRLTVLSMAGLTLPKDDVGREHWTDSEALGVQLLNLAAWLTQRSVYERPKDERKGVWIDEAFFLSEVPTGRVLMNRFARDSRKWNVRVLLSSQIPADFLRIEGFVSLLDSVFVGRLDDEQAQSDALRLLKVPVEAGYEQVIAGLGRRPGPSRNNTERDRSPRQFIFGDGASGVERIRIDFDGPHLEHLRGALDTTPATREESPAPGTNGPGDRTANSDAAAAPIPEMLGDPNEPGDLDGGDEYGEFDEWELERAGVGRSEQQDSRYEDAAGNNGHRAGDDAQGAR; this is translated from the coding sequence ATGTTCCAGGCGAAAAATGCCGGTAAGCGCACGGGACGCAGGCTTCCCGACGAGCAGTCGATCCCGTCCTACACCCCCTCGATTGCCGCACGCTCCATCGACGGCCACCTGCTTCGCACCGGTCAGGACGTGTTCGCCTGGTACCGACTGTCCGCACAGCGGTGGTCGTTCCGCTCGGACTCCCAGCGGCAGAACCTCATCGCCGCCATCGCGGGCCAGTACGCGGAACTGCAGGGCAGGTGGATGCACCTGCGTGTGACGAACCGGCCGTATCCGATCCGGATGTGGGCCGAGGCCCACGTGCACAATGCCCGCAACCGGCTGCCCGATGTGCCCGAGGCACTGAGTTTCGACGACTACATGATCGGCGAGCAGCAGCAGTTGATGGGCCGTTCGATGGCGGAGAAAGAGGTCTACCTCGGTGTGCAGGTCCAGACGCGCAATGTCATGGACCGGGCCGTCGAACGGGCCGCTCCGTTGCTGCGGCGAGTGTTTCCGGAAGCGGTGGATGCCGAACTCGTCGCTTTGGACAGCGAAATCGAGCACCTGGACCAGGTGATCGGTTCGGCGGGCCTGGATGGCCGACCGGTCACCGCCGAGGAGATTTCCTGGCTGATGCACCGGTCCTGTTCACTGGGGCTGCCCGCGCCCCGCAATCTGCCCGCGGTGCCCGGGGCGGAATGGGAACCGGAGGATCTCGCGTCGTTCACCGACGCCGCCGACATGCATCAGGAGCCCTATGCGCCGACCACGACGGTCCGCGGCCGCACGGGCTCGAACGCGGGAGTGACCCGGCACGTTGCGGTGTTGACGGTCGGGCAGACACACGGGTTGCAGATTCCCGAGGTGGACGACCCGTGGATGCAGCATTCGGATCGTCTGCCCGCGCCGGTCGAGTGGTCGGCGCGGATCTACGTGCGGCGCCCCGAGGACGTCGGTGGTGAACTGCAGCGGCAGATGAACAAGGTGCGCTCGCAGGTCCGGCACTACACCGAAGAACACGGACTCGAACCACCGACCTCGCTGGAGCGACAAGCGGGCCGTGTCCTCGAGATCGACGACGAGATGACGTCCGGATTCACCGCCCTGGCCACCCGAGTTCGTTCGTGGTGGCGCATGGCGGTGTCCGGACCCACCGAGCGGGACGCGCTGCGCTTGGCACAGCAGATCCTCGACCTGTACAAACCGAAGGTCGCCATCGAGCATCCGGAAGCGCAGTACTCGATGGCTCGGGAGTTCATCCCCGGCGAGTCGCTGGCCTCGGCCGCCTACCTGCGACGCGGCTCGGTCGTGTGGGCGGCCTCGGCCGTGCCGCAAGCCACGGCGGAAGTCGGCGACCGGCGCGGCATCCTGCTCGGCGAGACCTGCACGGCGACTCGGCGGCCGGTGGCCTGGGACCCGTGGATGGCGCAGGAGGTCCGGGACGCATCGGGGCTGACCGCGATGGTCGCGGGGCTCGGTGGTGGCAAAGCGCTCGCCCTGGACACCCCGCTGCCCACCCCGAGCGGCTGGACCACGATGGGCGAGGTCGAGGTCGGTGATCAGCTGCTGGGAATGGACGGCAAGCCAACCCGCGTGACCGCGGCAACCGACGTCTTGCTCGATCGTCCGTGTTACGACGTAGTGTTCTCCGACGGGTCCGTGATACGCGCCGATGCGCAGCATCAGTGGTTGACGCGGACGAGGAAGGACTGGAAGGCCCGGAACCGTCTCGAGGAACGAGTCCGTCGGGCCGACGCCGTGATGCCGAGTCCTGAACCACCTCCGGGGCGCTGTGCCTGTGGTTGTGGTCAGCCGACGACCAGGTGGACCTACCGGCGTACCCCCGATGCCCGCAGCGACGGCGCGTTCTACTGCTCGCGCTTCGTTCGTGGCCACCAGCGTCGCGGTGAAGTGTCGCTGGTGGCCAATCAACTCCCCGCGGTCCATACGACCGCCGAGATCGCCGAGTCACTCAAGTCCGGTCGGCAGAACAACCACGCGGTTCCGGTCGCATCGGCGTTCGACCTCCCGGAAGCCGAGTTGCCCATCGAGCCGTATCTGCTCGGGGTGTGGCTCGGCGACGGAATCTCCTGCCGAGCGGCCATCACAGCCTTCGACCGTGAGATCATTGACGAGATCGAGGCTACCGGCCAGGAGTGCAGGTATCGTCCGTCGCAACAGGACTTCAGTCTGCCGGGCACGGTACAGCAGAATCTGAGGCGGATGGGCCTGCTGGGTGACAAACACATCCCGGCCGGCTACTTGCGAGCCTCCGAAAGGCAGCGCCGCGCCTTGCTCGCCGGTCTGCTCGATACGGACGGGCACTGCAAGCCGACGGGCGGCATAGAGCTCTCCGTGACGAACCAGCGATTGGCTCGGGATGTTCGCGAACTGGCGTTGGGTCTCGGGTACCAGGCTCGGTTGCGCACGAAGCAGGTGAAGGGGCGGCATCCGCACACATCGACCGCCTACATCATCTCGTTCACCACCTCGGACAAGGTGTTCCGAATCACTCGGAAACTGGCGCTTCTCAATCCGAGCATCCGGGACACGAACCGTTACCGCTACATCACCGATGTCGTGCCGGTGGAGTCCGTTCCGGTGCGTTGTGTCCAGGTGGACAACGCAGACCACACGTATTTGGCCGGGGAAACGTGCATTCCGACGCACAACTCCTTCCTCGGTGGTGGCGTCGTCTACAAGACGTTGCGCTCCGGTGCGCACTGGACGTTGCTGGACCCTTCGGGTCCGTTGGCGGAGCTGTGTCAATTACCGGAACTGCGTCCGTATGCGAGACCGATCAACCTGCTCAACGCGCAGCCCGGCATCCTCAACCCGTACCGCGTCGTCGCCGAACCCCAGCTGGAGCACTTCCTGGACGAGGACGACCCCGAACGCGCTTGGCGGCGCGAACGTGCCCTGGCCGCGGCGACCCGGCGCAGGCTCGTCCTCGACGTGCTGAGCGGCCTGCTGCCCTACGAGGTCGCGCGGATGCCGCAGACGCGGATCGTCCTGCTGCGCGCGGTCCGTGCCGTCGGTGGTCGTACGGACGCGCATCCCGGACTGGTGTTCGAAGCGCTCCGGCGGGATGCCAGTGAACATCACGAACACGCGATCGTGGTCGCCGACTTCCTCGACGAGATGCGCGAGCGGATGTCGCTGCTGATCCCGGAAGCCGATGCCGACCCGTATTCGCAGACCCGCGAGGATCGACTGACCGTACTCAGCATGGCGGGCCTGACCCTGCCGAAGGACGATGTCGGTCGGGAACACTGGACCGACAGCGAGGCACTCGGTGTCCAGCTGCTCAACCTGGCGGCCTGGCTCACGCAGCGCTCCGTCTACGAGCGACCCAAGGACGAACGTAAGGGAGTGTGGATCGACGAGGCCTTCTTCCTGTCGGAGGTGCCCACCGGCCGGGTGCTGATGAACCGATTCGCCCGTGACTCTCGCAAGTGGAACGTCCGGGTACTGCTGTCGAGTCAGATTCCCGCGGATTTCCTGCGTATCGAGGGATTCGTATCACTGCTCGATTCGGTGTTCGTGGGCAGGCTCGACGATGAGCAGGCGCAGTCGGACGCACTGCGGCTCCTGAAGGTGCCGGTCGAGGCCGGCTACGAGCAGGTGATCGCGGGACTGGGTCGTCGTCCGGGACCGTCCCGCAACAATACCGAGCGGGACCGTTCACCGAGGCAGTTCATCTTCGGTGACGGAGCCAGTGGTGTGGAGCGCATCCGCATCGACTTCGACGGCCCCCACCTGGAACACCTGCGTGGTGCGCTCGACACGACCCCGGCGACCCGGGAGGAGAGTCCCGCCCCCGGCACCAACGGTCCCGGTGATCGGACGGCCAATTCGGACGCGGCTGCCGCTCCGATTCCGGAGATGCTCGGCGATCCGAACGAGCCGGGCGACCTGGACGGTGGTGACGAGTACGGCGAGTTCGACGAGTGGGAACTGGAGAGAGCCGGAGTCGGCAGGAGTGAGCAGCAGGATTCGCGCTACGAGGACGCTGCGGGCAACAACGGCCATCGAGCCGGAGATGACGCACAGGGAGCCCGATAG
- a CDS encoding class I SAM-dependent methyltransferase produces MGNYVFESDDTLTRRHLGALEGAFDAVSIRRLDESGVRAGWKCLDAGAGSGSIARWLADRVGSSGEVVATDTDLRLLEGVQGGNIRVLEHDLTRDPLPEAEYDLVHARLLLILLTERDRVLDRLIGALKPGGVLVLEDFDVAGSGTLLAPEDGDAEVFDRVLEAYLTAMAAAGVDNRWGRHLYAALRYRGLHDVRSVGRTEAWPGGSPGCELIRANLVQLRRRILDQGTVSPGEWERAVELLGDEKFAMRSFLLVSNTGLR; encoded by the coding sequence GTGGGCAACTACGTATTCGAATCGGACGACACACTCACGCGGAGGCATCTGGGCGCCCTGGAGGGAGCCTTCGATGCCGTGAGCATCCGGCGGCTCGACGAGTCCGGGGTCCGGGCCGGGTGGAAATGCCTGGATGCCGGGGCGGGCAGCGGTTCGATCGCACGCTGGCTGGCCGACCGCGTTGGTTCCTCGGGCGAGGTCGTGGCCACGGACACGGACCTGCGCCTGCTGGAGGGAGTGCAGGGCGGCAACATCCGGGTGCTGGAGCACGACCTCACGCGCGACCCACTGCCCGAAGCCGAGTACGATCTCGTGCACGCTCGGTTGCTGTTGATCCTGCTGACCGAACGAGACCGGGTCCTGGATCGGTTGATCGGTGCGCTCAAGCCGGGTGGGGTGCTGGTCCTGGAGGACTTCGATGTCGCGGGATCCGGTACGCTGCTGGCTCCGGAAGACGGCGATGCCGAGGTTTTCGACCGGGTCCTCGAGGCGTACCTGACTGCCATGGCCGCCGCAGGCGTCGACAACCGATGGGGTCGTCACCTCTACGCCGCACTGCGGTACCGGGGCCTGCACGATGTCCGTTCGGTGGGACGGACGGAGGCGTGGCCGGGCGGTTCACCCGGCTGCGAGTTGATCCGGGCGAATCTCGTCCAATTGCGCCGGAGGATTCTCGACCAAGGCACGGTCTCTCCCGGAGAGTGGGAGCGTGCTGTCGAGCTACTCGGTGACGAGAAATTCGCGATGCGGTCCTTTCTCCTGGTCAGCAACACAGGGCTGCGCTGA
- a CDS encoding bifunctional RNase H/acid phosphatase, with translation MSMRVVIEADGGSRGNPGPAGYGAVVRDTDGALLAERSGGLGQATNNVAEYQGLIAGLEAAVELGATEAEVRMDSKLVVEQMSGRWKVKHAGLQPLARKAAETIRALEQVRFEWIPRERNKHADRLANEAMDSQAGIAAPSGGAEEPDHGQCPSGEQRAAPDVAAPARTEEPTAGAAGNEEASRAWTGAMGSPTRLLILRHGQTALSVDRRYSGRGDVPLTGLGESQAKAAAKRLAAMDGVITDDGAAPVISSPLDRTRQTAQAVADTTGGDLLFYDGLIEADFGDWEGLTFLEAAEQYTDLHRRWLGNPAIDPPNGESMVTVFDRVRVAHEELLRRFAGRTIIVVSHVTPIKALLRIALDAGPSLFYRLHLDLASLSIAEFYPDGNASVRLVNDTSHLA, from the coding sequence GTGAGCATGCGGGTCGTCATCGAGGCCGACGGGGGCTCGCGAGGAAATCCGGGTCCCGCCGGGTACGGGGCGGTGGTCCGGGACACCGATGGTGCGCTGCTGGCCGAACGTTCGGGCGGCCTGGGGCAGGCGACCAACAACGTGGCCGAGTACCAGGGGTTGATCGCCGGTCTGGAGGCCGCTGTCGAGCTGGGCGCCACCGAGGCCGAGGTGCGCATGGACTCCAAACTCGTCGTCGAGCAGATGTCCGGTCGGTGGAAGGTCAAGCACGCAGGCCTGCAGCCGCTGGCGCGGAAGGCCGCGGAGACGATCCGTGCGCTGGAACAGGTGCGGTTCGAGTGGATCCCTCGCGAGCGCAACAAGCACGCCGACCGCCTGGCCAACGAGGCGATGGACAGTCAGGCCGGTATCGCAGCCCCGAGCGGCGGTGCCGAGGAGCCGGACCACGGGCAGTGTCCGAGCGGTGAGCAGCGCGCGGCTCCGGATGTTGCCGCACCGGCGCGCACCGAGGAACCCACCGCGGGCGCCGCGGGTAACGAGGAGGCTTCGCGGGCCTGGACCGGTGCGATGGGATCGCCGACCCGGTTGCTCATTCTGCGGCACGGCCAGACCGCGCTGTCGGTGGATCGTCGCTACTCCGGACGCGGCGACGTCCCCCTGACGGGACTGGGTGAGAGCCAGGCCAAGGCCGCGGCGAAACGGCTGGCCGCGATGGACGGGGTGATCACCGACGACGGGGCGGCTCCGGTGATCTCCTCCCCACTGGATCGGACCCGGCAGACCGCACAGGCGGTCGCCGACACCACCGGCGGCGACCTGCTGTTCTACGACGGTTTGATCGAGGCCGACTTCGGGGACTGGGAGGGGTTGACCTTCCTGGAGGCCGCCGAGCAGTACACCGACCTGCACCGCCGGTGGCTGGGCAATCCGGCCATCGACCCCCCCAACGGGGAGAGCATGGTGACGGTCTTCGACCGGGTCCGAGTGGCGCACGAGGAGCTGCTGCGCCGCTTCGCAGGTAGAACGATCATCGTGGTCAGCCACGTGACGCCGATCAAGGCGCTGTTGCGGATCGCGCTGGATGCCGGGCCGTCCCTGTTCTACCGGCTGCACCTGGATCTGGCTTCGCTGTCGATCGCCGAGTTCTACCCGGACGGCAACGCCTCGGTCCGGCTGGTCAACGACACCTCCCACCTGGCATAG
- a CDS encoding zinc ribbon domain-containing protein, translated as MKADPAVQRRLLELAEVDTELGRINHRRRTLPELEEIGQAERDLQTKRDSLVSSQTSFDDIDQEVKRLENEVEQVRAREGRDRKLMEAGGSSKQLEDLQHELETLSRRRGALEDDLLEVMERREALETEVGYARDAVSTAETALEDAQGRRDEAVKDLDIAEAKRDAERSAFVNDLPEDLLALYDRIREQRGAGAGLLQGGRCGVCRIELDRTALTRVREAAADEVVRCEECGAILVRTKESGL; from the coding sequence GTGAAAGCCGACCCCGCCGTGCAGCGCAGGTTGCTCGAGCTCGCAGAAGTCGACACCGAGCTCGGTCGTATCAACCACCGCCGCCGGACTCTGCCGGAACTGGAGGAGATCGGGCAGGCCGAACGTGACCTGCAGACCAAGCGGGACTCCCTCGTGTCGTCGCAGACCTCTTTCGACGACATCGACCAAGAAGTCAAGCGGTTGGAAAACGAGGTCGAGCAGGTACGTGCCCGGGAGGGACGCGACCGCAAGCTGATGGAGGCAGGCGGTTCCTCCAAACAGCTGGAGGACCTGCAGCACGAGTTGGAGACGCTGTCCCGGCGTCGGGGCGCACTGGAGGACGACCTGCTGGAGGTCATGGAACGACGCGAGGCGCTGGAGACCGAGGTCGGGTATGCGCGGGACGCGGTCTCGACGGCCGAAACCGCCTTGGAGGACGCGCAGGGCCGTCGTGACGAGGCGGTGAAGGACCTCGACATCGCGGAAGCCAAACGCGACGCGGAGCGGTCGGCTTTCGTGAACGACCTCCCCGAGGACCTGTTGGCCCTCTACGACCGGATCCGCGAACAACGGGGTGCCGGAGCGGGGCTGCTGCAGGGCGGCCGGTGCGGCGTGTGCCGCATCGAACTGGACCGCACGGCGCTGACTCGCGTCCGCGAGGCCGCTGCGGACGAGGTCGTGCGGTGCGAGGAGTGTGGCGCGATTCTGGTGCGGACCAAGGAGTCGGGACTGTGA
- a CDS encoding Nif3-like dinuclear metal center hexameric protein: MSTRIQQVVSVLEAAYPPSLAESWDAVGLVCGDPRTEVERILFCVDPTEETVNAAIDSGAQLLVSHHPLLLRGVHGVPADDPKGRLIHRLVRAGVGLYCAHTNADSAAPGVSDALAAALGLTVTGPLAAHAEGARTGLGRIGALAEPEPFGDFVRRVASSLPATAWGVRGAGDPDRPIGSVAVCGGSGDSHLDTATAAGVDAYVTADLRHHPAGEHLAREDVPDVRVPALVDVAHWASEWPWCRQAADVVAAALPDTVEVLVSTCRTDPWTIHAAGAATDPGRAPA; this comes from the coding sequence ATGAGCACACGGATACAGCAGGTGGTCAGCGTGCTGGAGGCCGCGTACCCGCCGAGCCTCGCCGAGTCCTGGGATGCCGTCGGACTGGTCTGCGGGGATCCGCGGACCGAGGTGGAGCGGATCCTGTTCTGCGTCGATCCCACCGAGGAGACCGTGAACGCGGCCATCGATTCCGGCGCGCAACTGCTGGTCTCCCACCATCCGCTGCTGCTGCGCGGCGTGCACGGTGTTCCCGCCGACGATCCCAAGGGCAGGCTGATACATCGGCTGGTGCGCGCGGGTGTGGGCCTGTACTGCGCACACACCAATGCCGACAGCGCCGCTCCGGGAGTTTCCGATGCACTGGCGGCGGCACTCGGCCTGACCGTCACGGGCCCGCTGGCGGCTCACGCGGAGGGAGCGCGCACCGGTTTGGGACGGATCGGTGCACTGGCCGAACCCGAACCGTTCGGGGACTTCGTCCGGCGAGTCGCAAGCAGCTTGCCTGCCACGGCGTGGGGAGTGCGTGGTGCGGGCGATCCGGATCGCCCGATCGGTTCGGTCGCGGTGTGTGGCGGGTCGGGTGACTCGCACCTGGACACGGCGACGGCCGCCGGGGTGGACGCGTACGTCACCGCGGATTTGCGCCACCACCCGGCCGGGGAGCATCTTGCCCGAGAGGACGTGCCGGACGTGCGGGTGCCCGCGCTGGTGGATGTCGCACACTGGGCCAGTGAGTGGCCGTGGTGCAGGCAGGCCGCCGATGTGGTGGCCGCCGCACTGCCGGATACTGTCGAAGTTCTTGTCTCCACGTGCCGCACCGACCCCTGGACGATCCACGCCGCCGGTGCGGCCACCGACCCTGGGAGGGCGCCCGCGTGA
- the cobC gene encoding Rv2231c family pyridoxal phosphate-dependent protein CobC — MTSRDDRELLRHHGDIDAEPGLLDFAVNVRLDRPPPWLHARLTGALDRLGHYPSGADEAAARSAVAARHGRPAEDVLLLAGAAECFALLPSLRPRLAAVVHPSFTEPEFALRSAGVPITRVPLAPEDGYRLRPEAVPDEADMVVLGNPTNPTSVLHPAETIRLLARPGRVLVVDEAFADAVPGEPESLAASRLPGVLVVRSLTKMWGLPGLRAGYALAEPELLAELAAHRPHWPLGTLALEAITACCGSGALAESEEAATRIAAHREVFAADLDALADVHVHGPAAAPFLLLRIAGGERVREELRGGGIAVRRGDTFPGLDTDHVRVSVRAPEENSMLVEALRGILGPGRSSTEYPVKGATA, encoded by the coding sequence ATGACGAGCCGGGACGATCGGGAACTGCTCCGCCACCACGGTGACATCGACGCCGAGCCCGGCCTGCTCGATTTCGCGGTGAACGTACGCCTGGACCGCCCGCCACCGTGGCTGCACGCCCGGTTGACCGGGGCCCTGGACCGGCTCGGTCACTACCCCTCCGGTGCCGACGAGGCCGCTGCCCGCTCGGCGGTCGCCGCGCGGCACGGCCGCCCCGCCGAGGACGTGCTCCTGCTCGCGGGTGCGGCGGAGTGCTTCGCGCTGCTGCCGTCCCTGCGGCCACGCCTGGCGGCGGTGGTGCATCCGTCGTTCACCGAGCCGGAGTTCGCGTTGCGCAGTGCAGGCGTGCCGATCACCCGGGTTCCGCTGGCTCCCGAGGACGGCTATCGGCTGCGCCCCGAAGCAGTGCCGGACGAGGCCGATATGGTCGTGCTCGGCAATCCGACGAACCCGACATCGGTGCTGCACCCGGCCGAGACGATTCGCCTGCTCGCCCGGCCGGGCCGGGTCCTCGTGGTGGACGAGGCCTTCGCCGATGCCGTACCGGGAGAACCGGAATCGCTCGCGGCGAGCCGTCTCCCCGGTGTGCTGGTGGTACGCAGCCTGACCAAGATGTGGGGCCTTCCGGGATTGCGCGCGGGGTACGCGCTGGCCGAACCGGAGCTGCTCGCGGAACTCGCCGCGCACCGTCCACACTGGCCGCTCGGCACGCTCGCGCTCGAAGCGATCACGGCCTGTTGCGGCAGCGGTGCGCTGGCCGAGTCCGAGGAGGCCGCGACGCGGATCGCCGCGCACCGCGAGGTGTTCGCGGCCGACCTCGACGCGCTCGCCGACGTCCACGTGCACGGTCCGGCGGCGGCACCGTTCCTCCTGCTGCGTATCGCCGGGGGCGAGCGGGTGCGGGAGGAGCTGCGTGGCGGCGGGATCGCCGTGCGCCGGGGAGATACTTTCCCGGGACTGGACACCGACCACGTCCGGGTGTCCGTGCGTGCTCCGGAGGAGAACTCGATGCTCGTCGAGGCCTTGCGCGGGATTCTCGGGCCGGGGCGGAGTTCCACGGAGTACCCGGTGAAGGGAGCCACCGCATGA
- a CDS encoding low molecular weight protein-tyrosine-phosphatase, translating into MHVSVICTGNICRSPMAALVLREHLRRAGLDDRVEVTSAGTGPWHVGEAADPRTCTVLAEHGYPTEHVAAQLADEHLTADLLLAMDAGHLRVARDAVDDPDRVRLLRSFDPDSDARAEVPDPYFGGDRGFEDALEMIEAAMPGVLDWVRERLADAESPRGASG; encoded by the coding sequence GTGCACGTGTCTGTTATCTGTACCGGAAACATCTGCCGATCCCCGATGGCGGCGCTGGTGCTGCGTGAGCACCTACGCCGTGCCGGGCTCGACGACCGGGTCGAAGTCACCAGCGCCGGAACGGGCCCCTGGCACGTCGGAGAGGCGGCCGACCCGCGCACCTGCACGGTGCTGGCCGAGCACGGTTACCCCACCGAACATGTCGCCGCCCAGCTCGCCGACGAACACCTCACGGCGGACCTGTTGTTGGCCATGGACGCCGGGCATCTGCGGGTCGCACGCGATGCCGTCGACGACCCGGACAGGGTGCGCCTGTTGCGCTCCTTCGACCCCGACTCCGACGCTCGGGCGGAGGTTCCCGATCCCTATTTCGGGGGTGATCGCGGCTTCGAGGACGCACTCGAGATGATCGAGGCCGCCATGCCCGGTGTGCTGGACTGGGTACGCGAGCGACTCGCCGATGCGGAGTCCCCCCGGGGTGCTTCCGGTTGA
- a CDS encoding fructosamine kinase family protein, giving the protein MSRTDQALAAVAELTGDTPASARRLGGGDAAATFEVGLADGGTVFAKTASADMPGASAAEAASLAWLAEADSVPVPAVHGHDEHWLVTDHIRTASPTKPAAEELGRGLARMHAAGAPAHGAPPPGGPSDAWIGLAPMRNEPTPEWPSFYAAHRIEPYLRRAVDSGTVTAQEGEVISRVCAHIEDLAGPAESPARLHGDLWSGNVHWGDGGDGTRAWLIDPAAHGGHRETDLAMLQLFGCPHLDRVLSAYDEVHPLAEGWRDRVSLHQLFPLLVHAVLFGRGFATQAVTAARSALG; this is encoded by the coding sequence ATGAGCCGAACGGACCAGGCACTGGCCGCGGTGGCCGAGCTCACCGGCGATACGCCCGCCAGTGCGCGCCGGCTCGGCGGCGGTGACGCGGCGGCGACATTCGAAGTCGGCCTCGCCGACGGTGGCACGGTGTTCGCCAAGACCGCGAGCGCGGACATGCCCGGAGCATCGGCCGCCGAGGCCGCGTCGCTGGCCTGGCTTGCCGAGGCGGACAGCGTGCCCGTGCCCGCCGTGCACGGGCACGACGAGCACTGGCTCGTCACCGACCACATCCGCACGGCCTCGCCCACCAAACCGGCCGCCGAGGAGCTGGGACGCGGACTCGCGCGGATGCACGCCGCCGGTGCCCCGGCCCACGGTGCACCCCCGCCGGGCGGCCCCTCGGATGCGTGGATCGGGCTCGCTCCCATGCGCAACGAACCCACGCCCGAATGGCCGTCCTTCTACGCCGCGCACCGGATCGAGCCCTACCTGCGGCGCGCGGTGGACTCCGGCACGGTGACCGCGCAGGAAGGCGAGGTGATCAGTCGGGTGTGCGCGCACATCGAGGACCTCGCCGGCCCCGCGGAGTCCCCCGCGCGGCTGCACGGCGACCTGTGGAGCGGCAACGTGCACTGGGGCGACGGCGGAGACGGTACCCGAGCGTGGTTGATCGATCCCGCCGCCCACGGTGGACATCGCGAGACCGACCTGGCGATGCTGCAGTTGTTCGGTTGCCCACACCTCGACCGTGTTCTGTCCGCCTACGACGAGGTGCACCCCCTGGCCGAGGGCTGGCGCGACCGGGTGAGCCTGCATCAACTGTTTCCGTTGCTGGTGCATGCCGTGCTGTTCGGGCGAGGCTTCGCGACGCAGGCCGTCACCGCCGCCCGCTCCGCCCTCGGTTAG